The following coding sequences lie in one Lolium perenne isolate Kyuss_39 chromosome 2, Kyuss_2.0, whole genome shotgun sequence genomic window:
- the LOC127335889 gene encoding E3 ubiquitin-protein ligase At1g63170 has translation MSSNRAGALLDSAPLLGAGGGGHRRGNALRRPSLRGAARLLRRSGRRAMREPSMLVREAAAEHLEERQADWAYSRPVVALDLLWNVSFITVAAVVLVLSRAEDPPMPLRTWVVGYALQCVVHMVCVAVEYRMRHARRGGGAAAVPADEGRASDGSSSSSDDDASEHNLRGRGTDYVSIAKHLESANTMFSFIWWIIGFYWISAGAEDVIRDAPQLYWLCIVFLAFDVFFVVFCVALACIIGIAVCCCLPCIIAILYAVSDQEGASEDDIRQIPKYKFRRVDEPEKDSVDTPESSGGIMTECGTNQPIEKALAAEDAECCICISAYDDGAELRELPCGHHFHCTCIDKWLHINATCPLCKFSIRKSGSSSGSEEV, from the exons ATGTCGAGCAACCGCGCCGGCGCGCTCCTCGACTCGGCGCCGCTgctcggcgccggcggcggcgggcaccgcCGGGGCAACGCGCTCCGCCGGCCGTCGCTCCGCGGCGCGGCGCGCCTGCTGCGCCGCAGCGGGCGGCGGGCGATGCGCGAGCCGTCGATGCTCGTGCGCGAGGCGGCGGCCGAGCACCTCGAGGAGCGGCAGGCGGACTGGGCCTACTCCCGCCCCGTCGTCGCGCTCGATCTCCTCTGGAACGTCTCCTTCAtcaccgtcgccgccgtcgtGCTCGTGCTCAGCCGCGCCGAGGACCCCCCCATGCCGCTCCGGACCTGGGTCGTCGGCTACGCCCTGCAGTGCGTCGTCCACATGGTCTGCGTCGCCGTCGAGTACCGGATGCGCCACGCCCGGCGCGGCGGCGGGGCCGCCGCGGTGCCCGCCGACGAAGGGAGGGCCAGCGACGGCTCCTCCtcgtccagcgacgatgatgccaGCGAGCACAACCTTCGTGGTCGCGGCACCGATTACGTCAG TATTGCAAAGCATCTGGAGTCTGCAAATACAATGTTCTCCTTCATATGGTGGATAATTGGATTCTACTGGATATCTGCTGGGGCTGAAGATGTTATCCGTGATGCACCTCAACTTTACTG GCTTTGCATAGTCTTTCTGGCGTTTGATGTGTTCTTTGTTGTATTCTGTGTTGCCCTGGCTTGCATTATTGGTATCGCTGTTTGTTGCTGCCTCCCTTGCATTATAGCGATTCTATATGCAGTCTCTGACCAG GAAGGAGCATCTGAAGATGACATTCGTCAAATTCCGAAGTACAAATTCCGTAGGGTGGATGAACCTGAAAAGGATTCCGTTGATACCCCCGagtcttctggtggaataatGACAGAGTGTGGCACCAACCAACCTATTGAGAAAGCACTTGCAGCGGAAGATGCA GAGTGCTGTATTTGCATTTCAGCATATGATGATGGTGCAGAGTTGCGTGAACTGCCTTGTGGCCACCACTTCCACTGCACCTGCATCGACAAGTGGCTGCACATCAACGCAACATGCCCTCTGTGCAAGTTCAGTATCCGGAAAAGCGGCAGTAGCAGCGGAAGTGAAGAAGTGTAA